The nucleotide window cccctcccccaagtcATCAGAAAAGTCCGGATGAAATCCATGGCATGAAGACACACATCTCTTCTTGGTCCATCCCACTGGATATTCTTCAGTCTAGTACCTAAGAGCACACAAATCCCTTGGGAGTGCTTTGTACGAGCAACAAATTGAGTGTCTCACTTGAAAAACCTGACAGTCAGAAATCTCACAGGAATTAATAATCACAAAGATCCCTCCAGGTCTAAAGTACCATCCAGTTTCAAATCATAATCCAGTCcataaaattcttcttttttgtcttttaaataattataCAGCCTGTTAATCGCACCGTTTTCCTAAGACCATTTGGCATGATAAAGGAGATGCAGATTACATTAGATGACAAGGATGAATAAAGACTACACACTGGTAAATTACAGTGGCCTATTCCTGACCAGAAGATTACATTTACAGTATAGAACAAATACACATAAAACAATTAAACCCACAAGTATTACTAGTAAAGTGAAGCCCAGAATGGAATACATTGACTTACAAATACAAATCTTCAAATACATCCAAAAACGTGAAATGGAACACTGATCTGTTAGATCCATCTACTTCCTCGGAGGAAAATGCAAtcagggaagagaagggagttTCTCTCTCCTTTACCCCACCCCAATCCAtcccctctttcttttaaagcagaaacaaaaagagtacctcccttttttgttttgtttgtttaaatctcGGTTCAAAAGAGAACCATCACAGTAGCCAGACACTTAAGACTGTCTCAGAAGTACTGCAAACTCAGAGATGCAGTAATGGTCACATTGGCAAGACATTAACAGAATAAATAGGTCCAACATAAATGCTGACTGCCAGAGCTGGTAACACCATCAAGAGACTATCAGGCAATTCAAATGCGGTGTTTTCAAAAGGGCTCAGAGACATGCATAAAGTCATCAATTTAAGGGCAGATGGCCAAAATACTTTTGTCTCCTAGCACTGAGGATAAACCTGTTAAAAAGCAAGTATCCTTCCCACAATCACTGGGCCCAATGCTGCACTTGTTTGTGCAGTGGCTGGTAAGTAACCTTCTCATTCGGTATAATTATTGTGCAAGTGTGTGCTTCAGCTGTGTTAAGCCAGTGAGGGTCAGCTTCGGGCTAACAAGCCCACTACAGCAGAGACAGACGCCTTCAGACACCCTGCATAAGACTGTGCAAATGTGGCACAAAGTCTCCTCCCAAGTGTTGAACTCTGCCTGGGAAACTCTTGGTAGCATGCAAAAAGCTGAGAGGAAACACATGGGAAAGCCCTGCAGGAGTAACTCCACCACTGTTTAATAACTCAAGAGATTCTAGCTTGTCCTCAAGGCCACAACTGCCTCACAAGTTGCACTGGGAAAACTCTCTCACCATAaaaactgtggagaaaaataTGAAGGGTGAGCCATATGCCCAAGGCTTGAATACCTCCAACTTGCTGCATCCTATCTATCATCTACCTCTCAGAGCTACACCAGCATCTTTGTAATACTGTGAAGGGACTTGGCTCAATACAACTACTATTCTACCTTATAGGCAAGCATACTTTCTCTGAGGCCAGTCTccctttgaggtttttttttcagtatagtaCCATAAGGAAACAACCACAGCAAAGGTTGCGGTCAACAGCTGAACCCTCAAATCCTCCCTGGCGTCCCACAAAAAAAGCCAGAGAAGCGTCAAGGCACAATGGTGAATGCCCTTTTGAGAATGTGCCTTAAAAGAATCAGTGCAAAGAGCAGAGATTACTACTGTTACAAAAGTCACCTTTTTATACTAAAAGATCATGGTAAAAAAAGGTCAGCTTTGGTGCCATCCATTTGCACATGAAGTCCCTAGCCATGACACATGCCAGGGCCTGACTGACTCTACTACAGCCTTGTGAGATAGTGCAAAACCTTCAAGTTATGAACAGCGAAATCACTGTTTTGCACATCCCTCCAGAATTGTGCAAGGTACAACAAAAGCACTCTAGGTGGTAAATGCATGTCTTCcagaagagggagggaagcaaAACAGTTACTATGTACCTAGGATTTTCAGTacaatccagttcctctccctaCACCACCCGCTTGGTTTCTATTTCTGCTGTTATTCAAACCAAGAGATTCCAGAAAAGGATTttgcgttgggttttttttcccctcagcagaTGTCGATTGCAGTCTCACTGAGGTCTCCAGAGGGGACTTCAAAAAGAGTACATGACCATCTTTCCTTTGCCAGTTTATCGGCTCTGCATTACATAGATATAAGGCTTCCAGCACAGTTCATTAAATGCAGTAGCTTGGAGGAAtactcaaaagaaaacaaaattttcaatttattttctgccttcaaCTTCTGCGAAGATTGAAGCTTTGGAACACAACATGAGAACTCAAATCTAACActtggctggacaccagctgAATACCAGGTCtgaggagaagaaacagcaaggaaTGAAGTGACGTGCAGAATACCTGAGGAATTTGGAGTTGTGGAATGGACATTCAATTCACCATCAACAGTCATGATGAAAATaggcagggggaagggaagaaaagcccTAAAACTAAAGTTGGGCATGAAAATAATGCAGATTTCAGAACAGACTGAGATGGGAAAGGAAGTTTTTAAGATCAAGCCGCCATCAGACCTGCAATTGTTGGAACAAAGGCTTACTGCAATCTCCTCCCCTAGGAAACCTTTAGAACCACCCCAGTGCTAGCTGGTAAGGCACCAATTGTTGCACTACAGTCAGTGGTGGCCGGGAGAGCCGTTCATGTGCTTTTCACTGCAAGGAACATCCGTGCTGTAGAGGCCATCCAAGTACGCCTGAGAAATCTCCGCTACCAAGCTCCTGTCTGGGACGGACTGGGCCATTCCATAGATGGCTCCCTAAGCGGAGAAGAGGAGGTTGTTACACAGGATTGTTAATGCCATCAGAGAAACACACTTACCCTAAACATACCCTCACTACATGCTGGCCTCCTTACCATGCCTGTGGTCTTGGCGTCAAGGTCCTTCATGATCTCCTCAATGCTGTCTTTGACATCTTTCAGGAACTGTTCAGCAACACCAGACTTTGTGTGCAACTGCGTAATGCAGAGATGAATActgggcaggcaggggagaggggagagattAACCATCTCAAGTACATACAGCTCCACATTTTCTGAGCAATCGACAACAATTTAGTCCTTCCCTGGCCAGTGGCAACTGTccttaaaacagcatttcagcagtaTAATGGGAGAAGACGATCCACTCCCTTCCAATTAAAGGTAATCCCTGCAAATTACTTGCTAGAACCAAGCTGCAGTGAGTTCAGCTGTTCTTTTGCAAAATGGCaactcctccttccttcctgactTCACCATACACAGTTAAAGGCCTATAATTTTCTCACCTTGTTCCAGGTACCTCAGGTGAGAAAAACGCAGCTGCCTGCAAGCACGGTGATCCTTGCCATAATTTCCCTCCCCTTGCTCCACAGTTTAGATAAGTCATCAGCCACCCCCAGCAGGGAACTTGGCAGCTACCAGAAGGAACAGGGCTACTTGCACCTCTGAGCTATCACTTCAGGCTCTCTAGACTTCACTCCATGCTAACTGCAAGTCCAAAATTTCTTCAGTGCAGCTACATCTGAAAGCATTTGCCCCTTTTACCCACAGAAAAGCAACTACCACCCACTCAAGGAAACTTTCTGACAAACACTCATTTTGCACCAGGCTGGAAAGATCACTGAAAATGATCAGCCCTTCACTGGTCTTTCAATTACCTTCATCTTCGGTGGGCAGCAGGaagatactaaaaataaataaataaatctacaaACCCTCAGATAACTAACATGAGATAAAGCCCTGGCTacttatatttttctgtttgtattagACAGAGGTAAATAGAAAGGGAGCCTCAGATATGTCCTCTTCCAGGTTCATTAAAATTACTATTGCCTTATCCTCACTGCAGTAACTGCTATATATCAGCAATTAGAAAAGTAAttccttctctgcagaggaaAAGTCTACATACAATTTATCAGATATGGACAACTCCACTCAGGAAATCACAACAGCTACATGGCCTAAAGACGACCATCTTGCATACCCTGGCTACGCATATCACTCCACTGGTCTCCACAGACTCACCTTGATGGGAACTGTAGGACATTTAAGTTCCACCCTTTTGCAGCTAAGAGGTTAGATAATCGATAAATGTCGAAAGTGTCCGAACCGATGGAGAGGACAGACACCTCAGGTTTCCCTAAAATGAAGATGCTGTCAATTTTTCTCAACCTtgaaaagaagaaggagaaaagaagtcACTGACCAGGGTTACAGGGGCCAGACATTCTGTCCATCTATCTGGAGCCttaaaggaaaagctacagaTGGGAACAGATGACAGCTCATTCCTACCAAAAAATCATGCAACAGCCCAGGCCATTGGGACTTGCAAGGGGCCTCAGGTCATTATAAGCCCTAAAGTCAAGTAAGctcaggaagaaacagaaaagagggaagacaGAGAGGCAAGAGAAGACAGActagaaaagaaaatcagcttaTCAGCTCACATAGCAACACAAGCACCCCAACAAGAGAGAATATAACCCTTCTTTTGTCATCTTGAGTAAGTCCTTCCAGATTCCCCCTCAGCCATGGCTGATGTAGAAGAAACTCTCGAAGCAAAGTCAGCTAAATAAAGATGCCTGCACCACTCGTCTCAGCTatctggcacagggcagcaccTGGGCATAAACAAAGCATCTTCTCCCACAACTGCCCAATGGATCCCTACCCAGCAAGTAACACGCTATAGCTTCTCCAGGGAAAAAGAACAGTTGCAagagaaacaaaagcagtttgggagaaggagtccagaaCAGGGTTAAAGAGTACAATCAAAACACTAAGGCACACACGTACTCTGATTCGAGGAAACGAGCCGTTTTAATAATCCTCTTCGTAGCCTCAACGTAGCCCGATTCTCCTATGTGCATCAGAGTTGCCCAGCATGCAGCTATGATTCCACCAGGCCTGGAGCCCGCCACGGAAGGGGAGGCGTATATGCCCCCTTGCCAGTCAGGTGCTATGAAGAACTGGTAGCTCCTGTACTTCTTGTCGCTGTACAGCACCACTGAGGAACCCTTGGGAGCATAACCATACTGCAAAGGGCacagaaagcattaaaaagcagcaagagggCACAGGAACACATTCAAGCACTCACTGCATGCAGTCACCAAGATCCCATTTGCCCGTACTTTAGTGCATGGCACAAAGCATCTGAATAGAGCAGTCCCTACCCCTGCACTTCAGCACTCCTccacacagcagagcagaaatGCCTGAAGGCAGGGATGACATCAGGAATCACTCCCCAAAAATGAAAGCACTGGAAGACCTTTCTCCTCCATTCTTACCTTGTGGGTATCAGCAGAAATGCTGGTCACACCTTTTACGCGGAAGTCAAATTGATGCTTTAGAGGGAATCCTGCCTTGTCCATGAAAGCAATAAGAAAACCACCCAGGCAAGCGTCAACATGGAAGGGGATTTTGTACTTCACCGCAAGCTGTGTGTGAACAAGACATTCTGCTGAGTAACACGCCATCAGGCAAGAAAATGattaagaaattaaatgtttcctgGACCCTTTTGGAGCCTCATGCCACTCTCAAGCTGCTGAGGATAGGAGATCTGGAAGGGCTGGCTACTTGTGGGAtgctttcccctgccttccaCATATGTGAAGATTGCCAGTAAAAGGCAAAACATCACATTTTGGCAGTTTGCTGTATTTGCCAAAGACATGTGACAACATGGTCTGAAAGGAATATCTGCAATAAAGTGTAAGGGCATAATCCAAATGAAAAGAAGGTCAGAGGCCCTGGCTGGttacatacaaaataaataacCGGAGCACGGAGAGAAAAATCAAGAGGCATGTTTGAAAAATAAGATCCCAGCCCTTTGGATCCTACTTCCTCCACACATTCCTCAGACTTCTGCACCAAGTTTGCTATAACCAGTAGGCCCTAAATCAAAGCCTTTTTTACCAGGTGGGCtattttgctgttatttcctTTCAGGCATCAAAGAATGAGCCCTTCTGGTTGGTCTCGCAGTGGGTGCAGTGGAGCTCAAAGTCACGTATACAACACATACCTTCAGTTACAGCAGAAGTTTATGGCACAGACTTGAGAGTTCAGAGACAAAGCATGCGCAAAAGACTTGCTGCTTTGCCTTGCAATGATGCGCGCCACATGCACTAGCTCAAGTCCAGAATCCAGCCCCACACAAACAGCTTTATGGCAATGACCAGAGCTAACTTCTGGTATTTAAAGCCCACCTTCTCACAGCACTtacacagtacaaaaaaaattagTCCCACATTCCTCCTCATTTCCAAACTGTGTCCTACATACCCTGCTGTTGCTGAGCACCTGATTTGAGGACAGTATTACCCTACCAACCAGTCTGCTCCTCCCACCAGATTCACTGGTTGGCATCCTGGAACCCTTCTGCTCTGCTTGTACAGAAGGACATGCTGGTTTTATTGCTACAGCACCCAGAAGTCCCAGGGGTGCCCCACCTCTGCCACCTCTTCAATCGGGTCCATAATTCCATGTGGGAACTGGGGAGCGGAACAGACCAGCATGGCTGTGTTCTTCGAGATAGCTCTCCTCATTGCCTAAAAATTTAAAGAGAGAAGATGCTCACATTCCATTTACCAAGTGCCATCCTgccaaaaaagataaaaagtaaaaacatGCAGCATCTGGTCttaaaaaccaacacacaaaagcctatagaaagaaaagcaatgagcTACAAGCATCAGCAGACATCAGCTGAGTCATTTAACTCATCCACTTGGAAATACGAGAACACTTTCATTCGCCCTCATCTGAAACCTGTGACTATTTCTGAAATACATAAATTATTTGATTCTAAATGAATCACACAGGACAAAGGGATGGTTTACATTcaattatttcaaacaaaacctTATCTGCAATGACAGGCACTTactcctgccatttttccttatttccaggAAGCATTCATCCTTCTCTATCCACTGACTTGCTACCCAGATAGGTAGATTTCTTGCTATTTGCTGTACAATGCTGATTTCTCACAGAAAGAGTGCTGTGTTGCCTAAAGTGATACCTGAACATCCACTTCCATAGCCTTGGTCAATGGTATGTGAATCAACTTCAGTCCAAAGTAGTGCGCTGCCTTGTCAAACGCTGCGTGAGCACTCACCGGGACCAACCTAGAAAAGTAAGACTGCATATGTCAGCCCAGGCAGCACCTAAGCCATAACATGAACAGGAGGGTAAAGAGCAAAAAAATTCAACCCGTAAATATTTCTGTGCGACAGGCAGGTCACAAACAGGCCAACTGTATGTTTCAACTAGCCAAAAATCACACAGAccgaaaaaagaaaaaaagttggggAAAATACTCTCTGGGACAAAATAGAGGCCACGTGCTGTTCTGAACTAAAACGATGGACACTCCATCTTGAACAACCCAAAGAAAATCTATTAAAGTAATTCTATCCCGCTGCATGGTCTTCTGTGAACCAGGAACTCTTGAATTCCCAAGAAAGCTAATTTCTTGTCATATCAAACAATATTGTACCATCTCCAACCAGCCACATGCCCTGAGAGGGGCATATGAGAtaataaaaaagggaaggagcagCATAAATACACCAAATGAACATAACATTTGCTGTCTCCCATCTCAAATGGCCGTGGCTGAGCAGCTTTAATTAACCCTGTTTTCTGAGGCATCATATCTCTATCAGGGCATTTAATAGCATGCAAAAATGTTACAGCGGGAGGAAATTCAGGAATTCAGCAGAAGATGAACACCACAGTGTTtcatctctttttaaattttccccTTGTAAGCAATTAACCAGAGAAGTATTTTTGATGCACTGTCTACAAAAAAGCAGCATGTTAGAAAGCGCAAATCCTCTACTAGCAGCGTAACAATTAGCACAATTCCTCATTTCAGCTCCAACCAACCCCAACTTTAGTCCCAGAGTTTTCAGGCTAAACCCACTTTGATCTGAATAAATCAAAACCCTTAAACACTTCAAAGGGCCTGACAATCTCTGCTCGAGAGGGGCCCGAAGCTGATACGAGCAGGCTCTGTCTAGAGCAGCATGCAGGTATTGCCAAAATACATCTGCACAGCATAGCTACCATGGACCCCAGCAACATTCATGCCTCCCAGGCTGCTTAAAGGTTCTTGTGTGTTTGTACCACTTCTTTTGACCCAGGTTTCTCTCCTTCAGACACAGATGGACAAGGGGGAGGTGGTAATGAGCTATGAAATGAAGGATTATTAAGGTCTAGCAGCCACCTCAACTCAGAGGAACAGTAAAACCCGCAAGGCCCCAAAGCAAAAGCCAAGT belongs to Harpia harpyja isolate bHarHar1 chromosome 10, bHarHar1 primary haplotype, whole genome shotgun sequence and includes:
- the SGPL1 gene encoding sphingosine-1-phosphate lyase 1 codes for the protein MDAIIPYKEILQMYWEKATSFVNAQCDGLEPWQLVGLTFSSTLVSVWLHGFLFQSESLTSRTKKQFFKLLRKMPFIGAIIQKKIDEALNDVTSSLSFLKDEKDYIKALPEQGMSQPEVLEKMKEYSSKGDVRWQDGKVSGTVYSGEEKLTRLLVKVYEEFAWSNPLHPDIFPGLRKMEAEVVRIACTLFNGGPNSCGAMTSGGTESILMACKAYRDLAYERGIKQPEMLVPVSAHAAFDKAAHYFGLKLIHIPLTKAMEVDVQAMRRAISKNTAMLVCSAPQFPHGIMDPIEEVAELAVKYKIPFHVDACLGGFLIAFMDKAGFPLKHQFDFRVKGVTSISADTHKYGYAPKGSSVVLYSDKKYRSYQFFIAPDWQGGIYASPSVAGSRPGGIIAACWATLMHIGESGYVEATKRIIKTARFLESELRKIDSIFILGKPEVSVLSIGSDTFDIYRLSNLLAAKGWNLNVLQFPSSIHLCITQLHTKSGVAEQFLKDVKDSIEEIMKDLDAKTTGMGAIYGMAQSVPDRSLVAEISQAYLDGLYSTDVPCSEKHMNGSPGHH